The sequence ACTTTCCCCCTACGAATCAGGCAAAGAGCCCATCGGCGATGCCCGTATTCGTTTTCCCATTCGCTTTTACCTCATCGCCATGTTGTTCGTGTTGTTCGACATCGAACTGGTCTTTTTTTATCCCTGGGCCGTTGTTTACAAAAAGCTGCTTTCCGCCGGCTCATTCATCCTCATTGAAATGGTCATCTTTATCGCCTTGCTTCTGGTCGGCTATGCGTATGCGTGGAAACGGGGGGCGCTG is a genomic window of bacterium containing:
- a CDS encoding NADH-quinone oxidoreductase subunit A, translated to MPLEIMPILVLLLLVLGVVGAIYLLTFLLGPRRPGAVKLSPYESGKEPIGDARIRFPIRFYLIAMLFVLFDIELVFFYPWAVVYKKLLSAGSFILIEMVIFIALLLVGYAYAWKRGALQWD